The following is a genomic window from Candidatus Bathyarchaeota archaeon.
AGAGCCTACGGAGACAGCGAAGAGAAAATGGGAGCAGCATTGAAAGATGTGAGAGATCGAATAGTCATAGCAACCAAAACTCATCAGCGAACCAAAGAGGCTGCGGCTAGAGCCGGTATCAAACACAGTCTTAGGAACTTACAGACTGATCGAATAGACCTTGTTCAACTCCATGGCATCGACAATGAAGAAGTTCTCAAGAAAGCCACGAACTCTGAAGGAAGTTTGAAAGCTCTTGAGGAAGCCAAGGCTCAAGGAAAAATTGACTATATAGGAATCACTGGCCACAATCCCTATGTTCTAGGAAAAGCTATAAAAACGGGAAAGTTTGACACCGTTCTAGTGCCCTTGAACGTCCTTGATAGGAAAGCTACCGAGGAATTAATTCCATTAGCTAAGGAATTGGATGTGGGAGTAATTATCATGAAGCCAATGGGTGGATGTGGAGCTCCGCTGCAGTATCCTCAGTGGGGCGCTCGATTTTTGGGTAAACCTGAGTTAGACTGGCCTGATCCATCAGAGTTCATTGACCATTTCGGAAAAGATGGAATTGAAAGGGCAGAGCGTTCACTGAAGTTCGTATTTGCCCATGACATAGACACTGTTATACCCGGACTACGGTCTACAGAAGAAGTAGACCATGTTGTCAAGATTGCAGAAGAGTTCAAAGGGCTCACTCATGAAGAGAAGATTGCCTACAAATTCGGAGAACTCCCAGAACCGTTCTGCCGAGAATGCGGGTTATGTACGCCATGTCCAGATGGTGTCGAAATAATGATGATTCTAAAGTGGGACGTCTATCATCGCTTTTTCAATATAAAGAACTGGACGAGAGAACAGTATCCAAAACTGCGAACGAGAGTAAATAGCTGTACAGAATGTGGCGAATGCGAGGAAAAGTGTCCTTATAATCTTCCAGTAATTAATATGCTCAAGGAAGCGGAAAGGAGATTAGAATAAAACCCTCTACACGTTCCTTATCAATACGACCAAAGTTGATGTGTTCAGAAAGTTTCTCGATGAACAATCTCTCTCATAGGTCTTCGTCCTCGTGGCGCCGGTTTCTCAGAAGTATTTCCTACAGGAACGATTGCAACTGGTCTCACATGGGTAGGAGTGTTTAAAGCTTGCCTTACCATCTCTTCTCGGAAAGCCCCAACCCAGCAGGCGCCAAGTCCCATGGCATACGCTGCTAACAAAATGTTTTCTGTGGCTGCAGCGGTGTCTTGAATGCAATAAAGGTTCACTCCGCGACTTCCATAACCTTGGCCAGAGCGCGCTTCGTTTGCACAAACCACGATTACAACAGGAGCTTCTTCAATGAAAGTTTGGTTCAAGGCGGCAACTGAGAGCTGCCGCTTTATCTGCTGGTCTCTTACTATGACGAATTCCCACGGCTGAATGTTACCTGCTGAAGGCGCATGTCTTGCTGCATCAATAAGCCTTTCAACATGTTCTTCGGATATCGCTTCTCTTTCAAAGACGCGGATGCTTCTTCTGTCTTTTATGGCTTCAAATACATCCACTACTTTTT
Proteins encoded in this region:
- a CDS encoding aldo/keto reductase, which gives rise to MQKRRLGRTDLQVSIVGFGGIPIIALSRDEAEKVVRYAYERGINYFDTARAYGDSEEKMGAALKDVRDRIVIATKTHQRTKEAAARAGIKHSLRNLQTDRIDLVQLHGIDNEEVLKKATNSEGSLKALEEAKAQGKIDYIGITGHNPYVLGKAIKTGKFDTVLVPLNVLDRKATEELIPLAKELDVGVIIMKPMGGCGAPLQYPQWGARFLGKPELDWPDPSEFIDHFGKDGIERAERSLKFVFAHDIDTVIPGLRSTEEVDHVVKIAEEFKGLTHEEKIAYKFGELPEPFCRECGLCTPCPDGVEIMMILKWDVYHRFFNIKNWTREQYPKLRTRVNSCTECGECEEKCPYNLPVINMLKEAERRLE
- a CDS encoding nitroreductase family protein, producing the protein MTREKVVDVFEAIKDRRSIRVFEREAISEEHVERLIDAARHAPSAGNIQPWEFVIVRDQQIKRQLSVAALNQTFIEEAPVVIVVCANEARSGQGYGSRGVNLYCIQDTAAATENILLAAYAMGLGACWVGAFREEMVRQALNTPTHVRPVAIVPVGNTSEKPAPRGRRPMREIVHRETF